GTCCAAGTGACAGAACCCTAACAAAAACAAACCCCCTACGGAATTTGTTCGGAAATAGACCTTTTGCAGGAAATAGTTTCTAAAAGGACCCCACTTACATCATTTTGCCACCATACACAAAAAGCACGCCCAGGTCCTTTATCATGCAGGTGTTCCGTAAACAATTTGCAGCTTtacacaaattaataaatttactttttgctaaattaaagttaaagatgacaaaataaataaggtctaagtggattgacTCACTAGTCCGTTATTAATTTGGTGGGACGATGATTTTGGTCCACCAGTCCATCATGATCCGTCACGTCTAACTCGTCAACCTATCACGTCAAAGATGAGGCAGAATAGATTAATTTGTCAgcatgtaatattaattaattttataaataataattatattaatatattatactaCTAAAAAAAGGTAGGAAAGatcttttaatttgatttatgtttAATTACTTTGTATTGTTTAAgattttaagattaattttagaGTTTATCACTTTGTGTTGTGATTTAGCTacttgataaatttattattattaattattattgaagatattaatattttgtgtgatttaagattttaaggttagtttattattttaaatactttgtatttttaattattttttaagagtttttttaaaGGACAGGTCAACCCGTTATTCCATCTTCAGGCGAGATGGACCAGCATGTTCAACCTATTAAGTTTAAATGGGCAACCAACCCACCCCATTTTTGATGGACTGACGAGACGAGCCAAGACAAATCTATTTTATCATCCCTAATTAAAGTAGCTATAAAGAAAAGGagaatttaagaaaatagaaaCATAAATTTCCTTTTTGCTTGGAATATAATATTAAGAACTATACCgtccaaaaacaaataatagtatCAACTACTTCCATCGttctcttttataaataaattttgattacttttacttaatttaatgAGATCATGTTTAAAACACCATTCATTAAATAGGTGAATtatgtttaatattaaatttcaataaaaaaaatagtttaaaaatatatttttaataatatttctatCATATGCAACTTTACAAGTTAAGGGTCATTAAATATCTATTTTCAATCAACTACTTCCTCTCCTCTGTCCCTAATTATaaagttcttttaaaaaatttatttatttctttttataaaattattttctaatttttagatatattaattttttttctacatatacttaattattttttctttaaatattaataaaaaataattaagtgaatgcacaaataagaaaagagtaattataaaacaataatataattaattaacagatttaatataattaagtaaattaattttttaataagaaacataaattaattaaaaatatcttataattaagTACGAGAGTAATTAATTCTGATTCATTGAGAAAAGCAATTttctcattattatttatttcatgataTCAGTTTAATGTATTCTCTCATCCcaccaaaataataatagttttttattactttagagaataaattcataaaatacatacataagaaaattatttttttattaaaacaagtAGGATTaatattccttaaaaaaatgagtACTACGTCTTTTTTTAGCATGATTttaggaaaggaaatttcctaAAACTCAGACTAATGAGTACTACGTAGCTAGCTTTAATTACACTTACACatgttaaagtaaaataaatctaCGATGAGGTGACTTATGTATCTGTCTGTGTCTGTGTCGTTTTATCAAAGCTTACACGATTACTGAGAACACAATAAAAGCATAGGACACTGTTTTCTTTCTGCACCAGTAAGTTTGctggggatttttttttatttatatacaaaaatatattaataattttattaattttttacattattaaaaaaatttaaaatcaattcaaatgttcataatatataatttatttattaataagaaataatagaAGATAATCGAACTTGATTAGTTTTCAATAAAGCtgtaaaactaattaattttgataatattgctcacataaactaaaaaaaactgtataaacaaataaaactaccTAACAAAAcctaaataaaaatgttaatgaaattatttttctaaaaataactcaaattattttattgtaatcaattttaTGGAGATCCTTAATTTAACATCctataaaaaaacattgaaaaaaacaaatgaactaattggaaaataaattaaaattatttaaatgattaaaagtcaggataatattatattcaacttaatttattagatataataaatatataaaaattatataagaaaatatttaaacatataatACTAAGAGTTTAAGTCTTAGTATAAAGTTTTTCTTATCAACCAATTATAAACTATGATATGATATGGGTGATGACTTTTAAGTTGgttaaaacataattcaaatattattaatgatCTGTGAATTTGTGATTGATCGGTAATGAAAAAAGTTACACCAAAAtacatatcaattaaataataataataataataataataataataataataataataataatattttctaaagCGAGGACATGTTATGATACCTTAGCAAAAAAACCACTATTACCAAAATTAACTTCACCAACAATAATTGTTAtactttaaatttgaaattctataaaaagaaattttttcaagaaataattacttaattaattgttaagtaGTTGTTAAATGGTAGTAAAATGAAACTCATTATCAtgcaataattaatttcatgaaTAAATTTGCATTTAATTAGCTAATAAATTATTGCGTGTCATTGTCTATAATTGAGTTCATCGATATTTGTAAGTAAAATATTtccataaaaaatttcatattaaattattacaataaataattttcaattttatattaatcattcatttaaaatttaatattattcttctcttgaaattattatttttatatattttcttgtgtttctttgtttttatttttaaattttaagtgtaagttactaatattttataatttctactATATTGGGGTATCTATtagttactatatatatatatatatatatatatatatatatatatatatatatatatatatatataatttttttaactataataaatttatataatgtgAGTATTTACGTAAAACTTGTTCCATCTATTTGGAATACGTAGGGTGAAGCAAATTTAGCCCCGCAATGaaactttttctatttttcttttccccttCTATCTCCCATGTATGACTTACTATGAAGTTTTAACATATGATCTacaactgtaaaaaaaaaaaaatgatccacAAAATTAAACCCATGCTGAATCTCCAtcattattcttttatataattacaCGTTGACCATCAATTATAAACACCCCTCTAATTCTCCATTCATATCAATCCCCGTCTAACTTagaattaaattgtaaaatcttCTATAATGGTTTTTGCTAACCtctaaattatcaattaaaaacgGAAATTCAGCAGAGATACCCAATTCCTTCTTTTACTTCATTGATGAATGCTTTAAGGACACTAATCAGTGGCGGAGccagaaaaattataaagtctggacaaaaatttaaagatagcaAATTCACATTgtatataatatgtaaatagtaatcaatcaaaataaaagagactcgtcattttgtcaacaaaaatatagtttaaaataaaagagataaacataATCTTACAATAGCGGGTTAAATAAAATTACGTGGCAAGTGTCCTTTTCGAGACTTCTTTGCGGTAAATGTTCGaataatatcaatatcatcaaGCGACTTGAATATCTCCCGCTCGGTGTAACATACCATCAAGTCATTGAACTTATTGCGCAATTTAGACTTGATAATCTTCATTGCTGAAAAAGCTCTTTCAACGGATGCTGTCGACACCGGCAATATCAAAGCTAGCTCAATAAGTTTATAAACCAATGGAAATACCAAATGTTTCTCAGTTTGAACCATCTTCATAGCCAAACTTTGAACATCTTCACAAGTGGAAAAAGAAGCATTTCTTCTCACTTGAAGCACATAAGTTTCAAGTTAATCCCTAATTGTTCCTCCGTCATCATCAGAAAAGTCTGCATGATAAATATCAGCAAGACAAGCAAGCTTATCAACATCAAACTTGGAGAAAGAGTTCTTGGGGTCAAGACATGAGAAGCAATCAAGTATAATGTTACTTCCTTCACTAAAGCGGTGATCCATCTCCACACATATTTTATCAATAGCAACATAAAAAATCTTTGCACGGTAATGATGAAGATTAGTGATAGTCCTCCCTTCTGCTCTTGAACGACCCTGAACCGGTATTTCGTCATCCATATTTGGTACCGGAATACTTTTAGCTACACAAAATCCTTGGACATcggcaaaaaaattattccagcCACTCTCTCTCATTGTGCCCAACCGAGCTTTGACAACATCAACTAATTCCATGGCATTCACAATATTAAGATCTTTTCTTTGCAATACATTTGAAAGCTCGTTTGTGATACCAAACAACTTTAACATTAACctcaaaataaaagcaaatttAAAGCTCTCCATTTTTTCTATCAAACCTGCTGCTTGAGATGGTCCACGTCCATCTTCATCAACCATACTAAGCACCTTTAACACGGAGGACCACATTTGATCCAAACGAAGCAATGTAGTATGATGTGAACCCCATCTAGTATCCCCGGGTCTAGTGAGACTAGATGATTGGTGTAAGCCCCTTCCTCTAGATATCTCACCACTCtcaagtttatttaaaatatctttgtgTTGTGCCTCTGTCAAAGCATCCCTCCTCTTACAAGATGCACTTGTTGTATTCACAATCAAGGTGATGTACTCAAAGAAATCATGAATAGATGAGCAACTACTAGTAACAGACACAACAACCAATTGCAAACGGTGAGCATAACAATGGACATAGAAAGCATAAGGATTTTCATCtagaatttttctttgcaaaccATTAAATTCACCTCTCATATTTGAAGCTCCATCATATCCTTGCCCTCGTATCCTTGAAATAGATAATGTGTACTTATTAAGAATACCATAAAGAGCATCCTTTAATGACTTAGATGAAGTATCTGTGACATGATGTAGAGCAATAAATCGTTCCACAACAttccctttgtcattcaaaaacctaaaacaaattCAACCAGTTTACTTGGCGGCATAGAGAGTAATAGGTAATGAAAATTGGAAATTGGAAAATACAACTACTAACCTCAACATCACCGCCATTTGCTCTTTGACGGATATATCACGTGACTCGTCAATAAGCACGGAGAATTGTCTATCACCAAGCTCTTCCATAATCACCTTGGTAACTTCATGTGCACAACACGTTGCAAGCTCCTTTTGAATGTCACCGCAAGTCATTTTGCAATTTTTTCCACCACGGTCAAAAGCATCCCTCACTTGTTCATTCTGAGATTTTACCCAATCTACCATCTCTCTAAAATTGCCCTTATTTAGCGAAGTAGAGGATTCATCATGGCCACGGAAAGCCATGCCTTGTGCTATGAGATATCTTGAACAATCTAAAGAACAAGTCAAACAAATCTTATACAATTCTTCTGATTCCTTGGTTGCTTTAGCAAACTTACTTGTCACACTTTGTCTTTGATTATTATAATCATTGTAGTGCTTGACACATGAGTTGTGCAAACTATTATGACTACCAACATGACCTTTCAAGCCTTGAGATGCATGCTTCCAATCTCTATATCCGCTTTTAGTGAAGACTTCAAAACCAAAGTGCTCGGCCCTCCCGGGTTGCttaaatagaaaacaataaaaacaataagtTGCATCCTTTATCTCACTGTATTCTAACCATGTATAATTCTTATACCATGATTTACTAAATGCTCTTTTAACACTTCCAAATTGAGTACGAGGAAAGTTTGACAAATCTGGTTGCATTGGACCCTTCAATATATATGCCCTCCTCACTTGGTCTTGAATATCCGGAGCATACTCATTAATTTGTTTCCTACGACCTGGATCACGCACAATCTCATTTGGATTAAACTCATTAACCACATTATTAAGTGGTGGTTCTAATTCAGCTTCCGGTTGCACAACATTCACATTCTCAATATTTTCTCTATCAACCAAAAATCTCCTCATATctgaaataaagataaaatagttaCAAAATTGTAGCAAAGAAAATTTTAGTGTTTGCAATTGATATATTAGAAAACTCTTTTGCAACCATGTATGTAGTGCAACACAAAAGaccaaaaagaaattattaacttAAGCAATCAAAAGTCTTTTCCTCTAAGCTTTTTTCCATAttagaaaagcaaaaaaaaaagggaataaaatatgactttttcttcttca
The genomic region above belongs to Glycine max cultivar Williams 82 chromosome 14, Glycine_max_v4.0, whole genome shotgun sequence and contains:
- the LOC102660685 gene encoding LOW QUALITY PROTEIN: zinc finger MYM-type protein 1 (The sequence of the model RefSeq protein was modified relative to this genomic sequence to represent the inferred CDS: substituted 1 base at 1 genomic stop codon); protein product: MRRFLVDRENIENVNVVQPEAELEPPLNNVVNEFNPNEIVRDPGRRKQINEYAPDIQDQVRRAYILKGPMQPDLSNFPRTQFGSVKRAFSKSWYKNYTWLEYSEIKDATYCFYCFLFKQPGRAEHFGFEVFTKSGYRDWKHASQGLKGHVGSHNSLHNSCVKHYNDYNNQRQSVTSKFAKATKESEELYKICLTCSLDCSRYLIAQGMAFRGHDESSTSLNKGNFREMVDWVKSQNEQVRDAFDRGGKNCKMTCGDIQKELATCCAHEVTKVIMEELGDRQFSVLIDESRDISVKEQMAVMLRFLNDKGNVVERFIALHHVTDTSSKSLKDALYGILNKYTLSISRIRGQGYDGASNMRGEFNGLQRKILDENPYAFYVHCYAHRLQLVVVSVTSSCSSIHDFFEYITLIVNTTSASCKRRDALTEAQHKDILNKLESGEISRGRGLHQSSSLTRPGDTRWGSHHTTLLRLDQMWSSVLKVLSMVDEDGRGPSQAAGLIEKMESFKFAFILRLMLKLFGITNELSNVLQRKDLNIVNAMELVDVVKARLGTMRESGWNNFFADVQGFCVAKSIPVPNMDDEIPVQGRSRAEGRTITNLHHYRAKIFYVAIDKICVEMDHRFSEGSNIILDCFSCLDPKNSFSKFDVDKLACLADIYHADFSDDDGGTIRDXLETYVLQVRRNASFSTCEDVQSLAMKMVQTEKHLVFPLVYKLIELALILPVSTASVERAFSAMKIIKSKLRNKFNDLMVCYTEREIFKSLDDIDIIRTFTAKKSRKGHLPRNFI